In Spiroplasma litorale, a single genomic region encodes these proteins:
- the rplQ gene encoding 50S ribosomal protein L17, whose translation MSYIQKQGKNTAWKVALLRNLTTELIIFEKLEITEARAKELRRHFDNMVTLAKKGDLHSRRQAAAWLRHVDVNEKENALQKLFTKLAKKFKTRNGGYTRILKLDNRRGDNAPMCIIELV comes from the coding sequence ATGTCATATATTCAAAAACAAGGAAAGAATACCGCTTGAAAAGTTGCGCTTTTAAGAAATCTTACTACTGAATTAATTATTTTTGAAAAATTAGAAATTACAGAAGCTAGAGCAAAAGAACTAAGAAGACACTTCGATAATATGGTAACTCTTGCAAAAAAAGGTGATCTTCATTCAAGAAGACAAGCAGCTGCATGATTAAGACATGTTGATGTTAACGAAAAAGAAAATGCACTACAAAAATTGTTTACTAAATTAGCAAAAAAATTTAAAACAAGAAACGGTGGGTACACTAGAATCTTAAAATTAGATAATAGACGTGGTGATAATGCTCCTATGTGTATTATTGAATTAGTTTAA
- a CDS encoding DNA-directed RNA polymerase subunit alpha — MKQFSRPEFKLLKEEKSKNYGEFQVEPLERGFGITLGNALRRTLLSSTPGAAVYAIKLEKAAHEFTSIEGIVENVSRIILNIKKLAIRIDTKMFEDDEVVELKLKTSTVGVVTAGDVEVPTGVEIVNKDLKLCTIADGGSINLIMFAKNSRGYRTFKDNKKEKMLLADAITIDSNYSPILNVSYEVETTKIGKSVDLEKLVMKVETNGTLSVGDAIATAAKILVEHLEFFVNLNEEISDIKVIGATSEEDEKELDKLVEELDFTQRSLNCLKRANINTLRDLVSKSEDDIQEIRNLGRKSLKEIKDKVVQLGLTFRQE, encoded by the coding sequence ATGAAACAATTTTCAAGACCTGAATTTAAATTATTAAAAGAAGAAAAAAGTAAAAATTATGGGGAATTTCAAGTAGAACCTCTTGAAAGAGGTTTTGGTATTACTTTAGGTAATGCTTTAAGAAGAACTTTACTATCTTCAACACCAGGTGCAGCAGTTTATGCGATTAAACTAGAAAAAGCAGCACATGAATTTACTTCAATTGAAGGTATCGTAGAAAATGTAAGTAGAATTATTTTAAATATTAAAAAACTTGCAATTAGAATTGATACTAAAATGTTTGAAGATGACGAAGTGGTTGAGTTAAAATTAAAAACTTCAACAGTTGGAGTTGTAACTGCAGGAGATGTAGAAGTACCAACTGGAGTTGAAATAGTAAATAAAGATTTAAAATTATGTACAATCGCTGATGGTGGAAGTATAAATTTAATAATGTTTGCTAAAAACTCAAGAGGTTATAGAACATTCAAAGATAATAAAAAAGAAAAAATGTTGTTAGCAGATGCTATAACAATTGACTCAAATTACTCACCAATTTTAAATGTTTCATATGAAGTTGAAACTACAAAAATTGGTAAATCAGTTGATTTAGAAAAACTTGTTATGAAAGTTGAAACTAATGGTACTCTATCTGTTGGAGATGCTATTGCAACTGCTGCTAAAATATTAGTAGAACACTTAGAGTTCTTTGTAAACTTAAACGAAGAAATAAGTGATATTAAAGTAATTGGAGCAACTAGTGAAGAAGACGAAAAAGAGCTTGATAAATTAGTTGAGGAATTAGACTTTACTCAAAGAAGTTTAAATTGTTTAAAACGTGCAAATATAAACACATTACGTGATTTAGTATCTAAGAGCGAAGATGACATCCAAGAAATTCGTAATCTAGGTAGAAAGTCATTAAAAGAAATAAAAGACAAAGTAGTTCAACTAGGACTTACATTTAGACAAGAATAG
- the rpsK gene encoding 30S ribosomal protein S11, protein MAKTKQNTTKKKVKKNIAKGIAHIHSTFNNTIVTISDEKGNVIAWSSAGAIGFKGSKKSTPYAAQLIAEAAGKGAIENGVKTISVEVKGPGPGRDAAVRSLQGIGLEITSIKDTTPIPHNGVRPPKRPRG, encoded by the coding sequence ATGGCAAAAACTAAACAAAATACAACAAAGAAAAAAGTCAAAAAAAATATTGCTAAAGGTATTGCTCACATCCATTCAACATTCAATAATACAATCGTTACAATCTCTGATGAAAAAGGTAACGTTATAGCTTGATCAAGTGCTGGTGCTATCGGTTTTAAAGGAAGTAAAAAATCAACTCCTTACGCTGCACAATTAATTGCAGAAGCAGCTGGTAAAGGCGCAATTGAAAACGGAGTTAAAACTATTTCTGTAGAAGTAAAAGGACCAGGCCCAGGTAGGGATGCTGCTGTTAGAAGTTTACAAGGTATAGGATTAGAAATAACTTCAATTAAAGACACAACACCAATACCCCATAATGGTGTTCGTCCCCCAAAGAGACCAAGAGGATAA
- the rpsM gene encoding 30S ribosomal protein S13 — protein MARINGVEIPNEKRVVIALTYIYGIGLSTSQKVLEASKISEDTRVKDLSEQNIKLISQEIAKFKTEGDLRREVALNIKRLMEIGCYRGMRHRKGLPVRGQSTKQNARTRKGPRKTVANKKK, from the coding sequence ATGGCTCGTATAAACGGTGTAGAGATTCCAAATGAAAAGAGAGTTGTTATTGCACTTACATATATTTATGGAATTGGATTATCAACTTCACAAAAAGTATTAGAAGCTTCAAAAATAAGCGAAGACACAAGAGTAAAAGATTTATCTGAACAAAATATAAAATTAATTTCACAAGAAATAGCAAAGTTTAAAACCGAAGGTGATTTACGTAGAGAAGTTGCTTTAAACATTAAAAGATTAATGGAAATTGGATGTTATAGAGGAATGAGACACAGAAAAGGTCTTCCAGTAAGGGGTCAATCAACTAAGCAAAACGCCCGTACAAGAAAAGGTCCACGTAAAACTGTGGCTAACAAGAAAAAATAG
- the rpmJ gene encoding 50S ribosomal protein L36: MKVRSSVKKICDKCRVIKRKRRVMVICEQPKHKQRQG, translated from the coding sequence ATGAAAGTTAGATCATCTGTAAAGAAAATATGCGATAAATGTCGTGTAATTAAAAGAAAAAGACGTGTAATGGTTATTTGTGAGCAACCTAAACATAAACAACGTCAAGGTTAG
- the infA gene encoding translation initiation factor IF-1 produces MAKEDYLEVDGIVLEVLPNATFKVKLENEIVIDAHVSGKIRMNYIRILPGDKVTVAISPYDHTRGRITYRFKNAK; encoded by the coding sequence ATGGCAAAAGAAGATTACTTAGAAGTAGATGGAATCGTTTTAGAAGTATTGCCAAACGCTACTTTCAAGGTGAAATTAGAAAACGAAATAGTTATTGACGCCCACGTGTCTGGTAAAATCCGTATGAATTACATCCGCATTTTACCAGGTGACAAAGTAACTGTAGCAATTTCACCATACGATCACACACGTGGAAGGATTACTTATAGATTTAAAAACGCAAAATAA
- the map gene encoding type I methionyl aminopeptidase, which yields MTITIKNVEQIGKMRFAGKVLSEALNMLKNMIKPGVNCLELDKAFIDFISSKGCKSNFKGYYGYPAHICVSINEQLIHGIPKDRVIEEGDIVSIDAGCIYEGYNSDSAFTVICGATTNQLHKKLVELTETSLYLAIEQVRAGVRIGTISATVQNFIEENGFHLPTSYSGHGIGLEMHEDPFIPNVGIANTGMRLVPGMTICIEPMVQVSTDETVVDDDKWTVLSKDGSMTAHFEHTILVTEGDPEVLTLFK from the coding sequence ATGACAATTACAATTAAAAATGTTGAACAAATTGGCAAAATGCGTTTTGCAGGAAAAGTTTTATCAGAAGCCTTAAATATGTTAAAAAACATGATAAAACCAGGAGTAAATTGTTTAGAATTAGACAAAGCTTTTATTGATTTTATTAGTTCAAAGGGTTGTAAAAGTAATTTTAAAGGTTATTATGGTTATCCAGCACACATTTGTGTTTCAATTAATGAACAATTAATCCATGGGATTCCAAAAGATAGAGTTATTGAAGAAGGTGACATAGTATCGATTGATGCTGGTTGCATTTATGAAGGCTACAATAGTGATAGTGCTTTTACTGTCATATGTGGAGCTACAACTAATCAATTACATAAAAAACTAGTAGAATTGACTGAAACGTCACTATACTTGGCAATTGAACAGGTAAGAGCCGGTGTACGCATCGGAACCATTTCTGCTACTGTTCAGAATTTTATTGAAGAAAATGGTTTTCACTTGCCAACTAGTTATTCAGGACACGGTATCGGTTTAGAAATGCACGAAGACCCCTTTATTCCAAATGTGGGTATTGCAAATACAGGAATGAGATTAGTTCCTGGAATGACAATTTGTATAGAACCAATGGTACAAGTAAGTACTGATGAAACAGTCGTAGATGATGACAAATGAACAGTGTTATCTAAAGATGGTAGCATGACTGCTCACTTTGAGCATACAATTTTAGTAACAGAAGGCGATCCAGAAGTATTAACTTTATTTAAATAA
- a CDS encoding adenylate kinase, whose amino-acid sequence MNILLLGAPGSGKGTQSEFLCEKNNYIHLSTGDLFRKNIGNETELGVLAKSYINKGILVPDEVTNKMVEEYLKDNSDNVIFDGYPRNVEQAKELDKMLNSINKMLNCVVYLDIDDSVLIDRIVNRVVCPVCKRSYHLINRKPKVANKCDFDNADLQSREDDKLDKVSKRLETYNNQTKPLIDFYKDRLIKINANNKKPIEVYKDIIEALKK is encoded by the coding sequence ATGAATATATTATTATTGGGTGCCCCAGGAAGCGGTAAAGGAACTCAATCTGAGTTTTTGTGTGAAAAAAATAACTATATACATCTTTCAACAGGTGATTTGTTCAGAAAAAATATTGGTAATGAAACTGAACTAGGAGTTCTTGCAAAATCATATATTAATAAAGGTATTTTAGTGCCTGATGAAGTTACCAATAAAATGGTGGAAGAATATTTGAAAGATAATTCAGACAATGTTATATTTGATGGTTATCCTAGAAATGTTGAACAAGCAAAAGAACTAGATAAAATGCTAAATTCTATTAATAAAATGCTAAATTGTGTTGTTTATCTTGATATTGATGACTCAGTTTTAATTGATAGAATTGTGAATAGAGTGGTTTGTCCTGTTTGTAAGAGAAGTTACCACTTAATAAATAGAAAACCAAAAGTTGCAAATAAATGTGATTTTGATAATGCAGATCTTCAATCAAGAGAAGATGATAAATTAGACAAAGTTAGCAAAAGACTTGAAACATACAATAACCAAACAAAACCCTTAATTGATTTTTATAAAGATAGACTTATAAAAATTAATGCCAACAACAAAAAACCAATAGAAGTTTATAAAGACATTATTGAGGCATTAAAAAAATAA
- the secY gene encoding preprotein translocase subunit SecY, which translates to MALKANKKTKIKKAKSLKNKNEFAKGNFFIRNKDLIKRIVFTLLVLILIRAGTLLTVPGVSLSADFQNSIGNQEFFQLLSTLGGGSIGQFSIIALGVSPYITASIIVQLLSTDVIPVLTRWNKSGERGRRKLDRLTKVLAIPFAIMQSTATIFTLSSQGLISAKWGTSELGSGPSWFYYMLIPMVMLGGTFLMLWIADQITIKGIGNGISIIIFAGIVAQMPNNFKSTFQFWVKGNEDATILFDGILKFLIYVVSFLLVIFVVVLMNEAERKIPIQQTGSGLVDTKEHTPHLPLKINNAGVIPVIFASAIISTPMTVAQIIGASNPQNGFVLFTQSYLSFGTWWGIGIYGVLTILFTFLYAQVQINPEKIAENFKKSGTFIPGIKPGKDTEKFIQGTVNRLSILGSIFLAGIAVLPYIISKLTSLPSSLAIGGTGLIIVISVAIQTVQQLKGRLIQQSFLDKKDDKFTKSVDEHNSHIW; encoded by the coding sequence GTGGCATTAAAAGCTAACAAAAAAACAAAAATCAAAAAAGCTAAATCATTAAAAAATAAAAACGAATTCGCTAAGGGTAATTTCTTTATTCGTAACAAAGACCTAATTAAACGAATCGTTTTTACTTTATTAGTTTTGATTTTAATAAGAGCTGGTACTCTATTAACTGTACCAGGTGTTAGTTTAAGCGCAGATTTTCAAAATAGCATTGGTAATCAAGAGTTCTTCCAACTTCTTTCAACACTTGGAGGGGGTTCTATAGGACAATTTTCTATAATTGCACTTGGTGTATCACCATATATTACTGCATCAATTATAGTTCAATTACTTTCAACTGATGTTATTCCTGTTTTAACAAGATGAAATAAATCTGGTGAAAGAGGAAGAAGAAAACTTGATAGATTAACAAAAGTACTTGCAATTCCTTTTGCGATAATGCAATCAACTGCAACAATCTTTACTTTGTCTAGTCAAGGCTTAATAAGCGCAAAATGAGGAACTAGTGAATTAGGTTCAGGTCCTTCTTGATTCTATTACATGCTTATACCAATGGTAATGCTTGGTGGTACATTCTTAATGTTATGAATTGCTGATCAAATTACAATAAAAGGTATTGGTAATGGTATATCAATTATAATTTTTGCTGGTATTGTAGCTCAAATGCCAAATAACTTTAAATCAACATTCCAATTTTGAGTTAAAGGTAATGAAGATGCGACTATATTATTTGATGGAATTCTTAAATTCTTAATTTACGTAGTATCATTCTTATTGGTTATTTTTGTTGTTGTTTTAATGAATGAAGCAGAAAGAAAAATACCAATTCAACAAACTGGATCAGGACTTGTGGATACAAAAGAGCACACGCCACACTTACCTCTAAAAATTAATAATGCTGGGGTTATCCCCGTCATATTCGCATCGGCAATTATTTCAACCCCAATGACCGTTGCGCAAATAATTGGGGCAAGTAATCCTCAAAATGGATTTGTATTGTTTACACAATCATATTTATCATTTGGAACTTGATGGGGTATTGGAATATATGGAGTGTTAACAATCCTGTTCACTTTCTTGTATGCTCAAGTACAAATAAACCCAGAAAAAATAGCAGAAAACTTTAAAAAATCAGGAACTTTTATACCTGGTATTAAACCTGGAAAAGATACTGAAAAATTTATTCAAGGAACTGTTAATAGGTTAAGTATATTGGGATCAATATTCTTAGCAGGTATTGCCGTATTGCCATACATTATATCAAAATTAACAAGTTTACCAAGTAGTTTAGCTATTGGTGGTACTGGATTAATAATTGTTATATCTGTTGCAATACAAACTGTTCAACAATTAAAAGGAAGATTAATTCAACAATCATTCTTGGATAAAAAAGATGATAAATTTACAAAATCTGTTGATGAACATAACTCACATATTTGATAG
- the rplO gene encoding 50S ribosomal protein L15: MKLHELKYTEGSKQKATRVGRGNASGKGKTSTRGHKGQNSRSGGGVRPGFEGGQTPLFRRIPKVGFTSLNRKEYKILNLDMIEQLGLKEVNHKTLLEKKVIKNEKTLIKVLGNGKITKGIVFKVNKVSKSAEEAIKSAGGTVEVI, translated from the coding sequence ATGAAATTACATGAATTAAAATATACTGAGGGAAGCAAACAAAAAGCTACTCGTGTTGGTAGAGGTAATGCTTCAGGAAAAGGTAAAACATCAACTAGAGGACATAAAGGTCAAAATTCACGTTCAGGTGGAGGGGTAAGACCAGGATTTGAAGGGGGACAAACTCCTTTATTCAGAAGAATTCCAAAAGTTGGTTTTACAAGTTTAAATAGAAAAGAATACAAAATTCTTAACTTAGATATGATTGAACAACTTGGTTTAAAAGAAGTAAATCATAAAACATTATTAGAAAAAAAAGTAATTAAAAATGAAAAAACTTTAATTAAAGTACTTGGTAATGGTAAAATAACAAAAGGTATTGTTTTTAAAGTAAATAAAGTTTCAAAAAGTGCCGAAGAGGCAATAAAAAGTGCCGGAGGCACAGTAGAGGTGATTTAG
- the rpsE gene encoding 30S ribosomal protein S5 — protein sequence MAEDKKVDVQNKTAQNSEIKKDANPRSPQQGGDFKKGPRQGGDRFKRDNKFGRKEDNPFEERVVTINRVTKVTKGGRRFRFAAVVVIGDKKGRVGLGTGKANEVPDAIKKAIKEAKKSLIRVPLLDTTVPHDTIGHFGAGKVMIKPARKGTGVIAGGPVRAVVELAGISDIYTKSLGSNSPINMIRATLEGLKVMQTPDQIARLRGKQVDDKKQLASKAN from the coding sequence ATGGCAGAAGATAAAAAAGTCGATGTTCAAAACAAGACTGCACAAAATAGTGAAATAAAAAAAGATGCTAATCCAAGAAGTCCACAACAAGGTGGAGATTTCAAAAAAGGTCCAAGACAAGGTGGAGACAGATTCAAAAGAGATAATAAATTCGGAAGAAAAGAAGATAATCCTTTCGAAGAAAGAGTTGTTACAATAAATCGTGTTACTAAAGTTACAAAAGGTGGTAGACGTTTTAGATTTGCAGCAGTTGTTGTAATTGGAGATAAAAAAGGTAGAGTTGGTTTAGGAACTGGTAAAGCAAACGAAGTTCCAGATGCAATTAAAAAAGCTATAAAAGAAGCTAAAAAATCTTTAATAAGAGTACCTTTACTTGATACAACAGTACCACATGATACTATCGGACACTTTGGAGCAGGAAAAGTAATGATTAAACCTGCAAGAAAAGGTACTGGTGTAATTGCTGGTGGACCTGTTCGTGCAGTTGTTGAGTTAGCAGGAATTTCAGACATTTATACAAAATCATTAGGATCAAACTCACCAATTAACATGATTCGCGCTACATTAGAAGGCTTAAAAGTAATGCAAACACCTGATCAAATTGCAAGATTACGTGGAAAACAAGTTGATGATAAAAAACAATTAGCAAGTAAGGCTAATTAG
- the rplR gene encoding 50S ribosomal protein L18 → MKYTKQEARKRRHFRVRKKVTGTSDKPRLNVFKSNSFFYAQIIDDSKGVTLVASSSMKLGLKNGANIEAAIAVGKDIAKKAKDKKISNVVFDRGGYLFHGKVKAFADSAKENGMKF, encoded by the coding sequence ATGAAATACACAAAACAAGAAGCAAGAAAAAGAAGACACTTCAGGGTAAGAAAAAAAGTCACTGGAACAAGCGATAAACCTAGATTAAATGTTTTCAAATCAAATTCATTCTTTTATGCTCAAATTATAGATGACTCAAAAGGTGTTACACTTGTAGCCTCTTCTTCAATGAAGTTAGGTTTAAAAAATGGTGCTAACATTGAAGCTGCAATAGCAGTTGGTAAAGATATTGCAAAAAAAGCTAAAGATAAAAAAATAAGCAATGTAGTGTTTGATCGTGGTGGGTATTTATTTCATGGTAAAGTAAAAGCTTTTGCAGATTCTGCAAAAGAAAATGGTATGAAATTCTAA
- the rplF gene encoding 50S ribosomal protein L6, with amino-acid sequence MSRIGNRILSIPSGVEVKVEPNNVVTIKGPKGELKQKFSPLIQIKVEDQKLSTIRANEIKHTKQLHGTTNSLLEGMLNGANKGFEKILDIVGVGYRAALAGNKINLSLGFSHPVEYQIPQGITVEIPKPTEVKIMGIDKQLVGQVAADIRAYRKPEPYKGKGVKYRDEKIIRKQGKAAGK; translated from the coding sequence ATGTCACGTATAGGAAATAGAATATTATCAATCCCTTCAGGAGTTGAAGTTAAAGTTGAACCAAACAATGTTGTAACTATAAAAGGACCAAAAGGTGAACTAAAACAAAAATTTAGTCCACTTATTCAAATAAAAGTTGAAGATCAAAAACTTTCAACAATTAGAGCTAATGAAATTAAACATACAAAACAATTACACGGAACAACAAACTCATTGTTAGAGGGTATGTTAAATGGTGCAAATAAAGGTTTTGAAAAAATATTAGACATAGTAGGGGTTGGTTATCGTGCCGCTCTTGCAGGTAATAAAATAAATTTATCACTAGGATTCTCACATCCAGTGGAATATCAAATTCCACAAGGAATAACAGTAGAGATTCCTAAACCAACTGAAGTTAAAATTATGGGAATTGACAAACAATTAGTAGGTCAAGTTGCCGCAGATATTAGAGCATATAGAAAACCTGAACCTTATAAAGGTAAAGGTGTTAAATACAGGGATGAAAAAATTATTAGAAAACAAGGTAAAGCAGCTGGTAAATAA
- the rpsH gene encoding 30S ribosomal protein S8 yields the protein MTTDVIADMLTRIRNANQRFHKEVFVPGSRVKLEIANILKKEGFIEDFSVADDFKKGITITLKYKGKIRVIKGLKRISKPGLRVYSNADKIPSVLNGLGIAVVSTSKGIMTDKEARQQNVGGEVLAFIW from the coding sequence ATGACTACAGATGTAATAGCAGATATGCTTACTAGAATAAGAAATGCAAACCAACGTTTTCATAAAGAAGTCTTTGTTCCAGGAAGCAGAGTTAAACTAGAAATTGCAAATATCTTAAAAAAAGAAGGCTTCATTGAAGATTTTTCAGTAGCAGATGACTTTAAAAAAGGTATTACAATTACTTTAAAATACAAAGGGAAAATCAGAGTTATTAAAGGGTTAAAAAGAATCTCAAAACCAGGACTAAGAGTATACTCAAATGCAGATAAAATTCCTAGCGTCTTAAATGGACTTGGTATTGCTGTTGTTTCAACTTCAAAGGGTATTATGACAGATAAAGAAGCACGTCAACAAAATGTTGGTGGAGAAGTGCTTGCATTTATTTGATAG
- a CDS encoding type Z 30S ribosomal protein S14, translating to MAKKSLKVKQTKVQKFKVREYTRCGHCGRPHAVLRKFNLCRVCFRNFAYEGQIPGVKKASW from the coding sequence ATGGCAAAAAAATCATTAAAAGTAAAACAAACCAAAGTTCAAAAATTTAAGGTTAGAGAATATACACGTTGTGGGCATTGTGGTAGACCACATGCAGTTTTGAGAAAATTTAACTTATGTAGAGTATGTTTCAGAAACTTTGCATATGAAGGACAAATCCCTGGTGTTAAAAAAGCATCATGATAG
- the rplE gene encoding 50S ribosomal protein L5 gives MAKKETKNSLEALYKDKIVPELFKEKKYKSIMEVPKVSKVVINMGVGDAVQDSKKLDAAVHELSLITGQKPLVTKAKKSLAAFKLREGMPIGAKVTLRGKRMYEFLQKLINVALPRVRDFRGVPKNSFDKQGNYTVGVKEQIIFPEIDYDKVNKVRGMDITLVTTAKNKEDAFSLIQKLGMPFAK, from the coding sequence ATGGCAAAAAAAGAAACTAAAAATAGTTTAGAAGCTCTTTACAAAGATAAGATTGTTCCCGAACTATTTAAAGAAAAAAAATATAAATCAATTATGGAAGTTCCAAAAGTTAGCAAAGTTGTTATTAATATGGGAGTTGGAGATGCAGTTCAAGATTCTAAAAAATTAGATGCAGCTGTACATGAACTTTCTTTAATAACAGGACAAAAACCGTTAGTCACTAAAGCAAAAAAATCATTAGCAGCATTCAAATTACGTGAAGGTATGCCAATCGGAGCTAAGGTCACACTAAGAGGAAAAAGAATGTATGAATTTTTACAAAAATTGATAAACGTTGCATTACCTCGTGTTAGAGACTTTAGAGGAGTACCTAAAAATAGTTTTGACAAACAAGGTAATTACACAGTTGGTGTAAAAGAACAAATCATTTTCCCAGAAATTGATTATGATAAAGTTAATAAAGTTCGTGGTATGGACATTACATTGGTTACAACAGCAAAGAATAAAGAAGACGCATTCTCACTAATTCAAAAATTAGGAATGCCATTCGCTAAGTAG
- the rplX gene encoding 50S ribosomal protein L24, translated as MNKSKILKGDVVKVISGSHKGKTGPVKKISKDKTKVYVEGVNGIKHVKPSETDQEGGIKEIAVSVNISNVALVDPKSKGNTTRVGYKITDGKKVRFAKKSGAEIK; from the coding sequence ATGAATAAATCAAAAATTTTAAAAGGTGACGTTGTAAAAGTTATCTCAGGAAGTCATAAAGGAAAAACTGGACCAGTTAAAAAAATATCAAAAGATAAAACAAAAGTTTACGTTGAAGGCGTAAATGGTATAAAACACGTTAAACCTTCTGAGACTGATCAAGAAGGTGGAATTAAAGAAATTGCTGTATCTGTAAATATATCAAATGTTGCTTTAGTAGATCCAAAAAGTAAAGGTAATACAACAAGAGTTGGTTATAAAATAACAGACGGTAAAAAAGTAAGATTTGCTAAAAAATCTGGAGCAGAAATTAAATAG
- the rplN gene encoding 50S ribosomal protein L14 yields MIQNESRLKVADNSGAKEILVIRNLGGSVRKFTNIGDIVVATVKAATPGGAVKKGQVVKAVIVRTVRGLRRNDGTYIRFSENAAVIIKDDKNPRGTRIFGPIAREVKDAGFNKIASLAPEVL; encoded by the coding sequence ATGATACAAAATGAATCAAGATTAAAAGTCGCTGATAACTCTGGAGCCAAGGAAATATTAGTAATTCGTAATTTAGGTGGTAGTGTTAGAAAATTTACAAACATTGGTGATATTGTTGTTGCAACTGTTAAAGCTGCAACACCGGGTGGTGCTGTTAAAAAAGGTCAAGTTGTAAAAGCTGTTATTGTTAGAACTGTAAGAGGTTTAAGAAGAAATGATGGTACATACATTCGTTTTTCTGAAAATGCTGCAGTTATTATAAAAGATGATAAAAACCCAAGAGGTACACGTATATTTGGTCCAATCGCTAGAGAAGTAAAGGATGCAGGATTTAACAAAATTGCATCACTTGCTCCAGAAGTTTTATAG
- the rpsQ gene encoding 30S ribosomal protein S17 has protein sequence MDRNLRKTYVGKVVSDKMDKTITVLVETYKNHPIYKKRVKYSKKYKAHDENQQAHLGDRVEIMETRPLSKTKNFRLVKVVEKAII, from the coding sequence ATGGATCGTAATCTTAGAAAAACTTACGTTGGTAAGGTAGTTTCAGACAAAATGGATAAAACTATTACAGTACTAGTTGAAACTTACAAAAACCACCCAATTTACAAAAAACGTGTTAAATATTCTAAAAAGTATAAAGCTCATGATGAAAATCAACAAGCTCACTTAGGCGATAGAGTAGAAATAATGGAAACTAGACCTTTAAGTAAAACTAAAAACTTTAGGTTAGTTAAAGTTGTAGAGAAAGCAATTATTTAA
- the rplP gene encoding 50S ribosomal protein L16, with the protein MLMPKRVKYRRPHRVSYEGKAKGGKTIVFGEYGLMSLDGAWITSRQIEAARIAMTRYMKRFGKVWIRIFPHMAKTKKPLEVRMGSGKGSPEEWVAIVKTGQFMFEVAGVSEEVAREALRLAMHKLPVTCKIIKRGDE; encoded by the coding sequence ATGTTAATGCCTAAAAGAGTTAAATATCGTAGACCTCACAGAGTTAGCTACGAAGGTAAAGCAAAAGGTGGAAAAACAATTGTTTTTGGAGAATATGGTTTAATGTCACTTGATGGTGCATGAATTACTTCAAGACAAATTGAAGCAGCACGTATTGCAATGACTCGTTATATGAAACGTTTTGGTAAAGTTTGAATTAGAATATTCCCACATATGGCAAAAACAAAGAAACCTTTAGAAGTACGTATGGGTTCAGGTAAAGGTTCACCAGAAGAGTGAGTAGCAATAGTTAAAACTGGACAATTTATGTTTGAAGTTGCAGGAGTTTCTGAAGAGGTAGCTCGTGAAGCTTTAAGACTTGCAATGCATAAATTACCTGTTACTTGCAAAATTATCAAAAGAGGTGATGAATAA